The following is a genomic window from Synechococcus sp. JA-2-3B'a(2-13).
AAAAGCTGCTGCCATTCTCTAACCCAGAAACGGCAAAATCCATCTTGCTGATGTTAATTCTCTCGACTTTGTGCAGTTTGAGTCGAGATCTAGACCTGCTGAAGTTGAGATGGCCAATCTTGGCTGGTATCCAAAACCTTTAAAAAAGGCCGTTCCGAATCGGAAAAATCCTGCCAGTGGGCCTGCTGTTGGGAGAGCATCTCGGCGGTGGCATCAGCAATGTCGGCAGAGTGCTGCTGATCTCCATCGATGCAGCCGGCTGGGGCCAAGAGGGGTTGAGGAGCTGGGCTGCGGCGTTGCAGGCGCTCCCGCAAAACAGGTTCAGGGGCGTAGCAGTGGAGGATGCGCAGTGGGATCCCTTGGCGTTGGGCCTGATCAATGGCCATCCCCCGCAGGGCTTGCCGGTCAAACTTGGCGTCCAGAATCACGGTGTAGCCTTCCTGGGCCAGCTCTACTCCCAACTGCACCAAGCGGCGGTAGGTTTTATCGGTCATCTCCGGGGTATAAACCTCCGGCCCCCCCCGTTGCCGCAGAGGGATCCCGGCCAAATGCTTGCGCACCGCATCGGAGCGAATGTGAATGGCTCCCCGCTGACGGGCCAAGTGGCGGGCTACCGTGCTTTTGCCGGATCCCGACAATCCCGACATCAGGAACAACTGCCCCCGCTTGGGGAGGGTGTATTCCCAGGCAAGACGGTAATAGCGGGCGGCGGTGCTAAAGGCTGTGGCCTTGGCTTCCTCTGCTGCAGTGGGATCCTCCAGCAAAAAAGAGGTGACCTTGGCCCGCACGTAGGCCTGCCGATTGAGGTAAATAGGCAAGATCTTCAACCCTTCCCAATCTCCGGTTTCTTCCAGGTAGGTGTTCAAATAGGCGTTTCCCAGATCGGGGCGATGGCGGGCATCCAAATCCATCACCCCATAGGATATGTCGTACATGACATCCACAAAGCGGAAGGCTTCATTAAACTCGATGCAATCAAAAAGCAGGATCTTCCCTTCCCAAAAACAGATGTTGCCTAGGTGCAGGTCTCCGTGGCATTCACGAATGCGGTTTTGTTCTATTCTTTGTTGAAACAGCTCCTGCCGCTCAGCAAAAAAGCGATCGGTGTAGGCTTGGGTTTCTCGATATTGCTGAGCCGTTTGTGGGCCGCCGACGTAGCGCTGGGTTTGGGCGTAATTCTCGTCAAAGGCTTCTCGCACCCGTTCTGGCCGGCCAAAGCTGCGGATGTAATCGTTGGTCTCGGTTTGGGCGTGAAACCTCGCCACCACCCGCCCCAGCTCCTCCATCAAGGCCGGCGTTAGCTCTCCCCGCTCAAACAGGTTGCTGAACAGTTGCTCTTGGGGAAATTGCCGCATTTGCAGAGCGTATTCTATGGGCTCGCCGCTGCTGTTGAACTGAAATCGGCCATCGGTCTGGACAATGGGCAACACTTGCAGATAAAGGCCGGGAGCACCGCGCTGGTTCATGCGCAGCTCTTCTTGGCAAAAGTGGCGTCGCTTCTCCAGAGTGGTGAAGTTCAAAAAGCCAAAGTCCAAAGGCTTTTTCACTTTATAGGCATAGTCGCCTGTCAGCAGAATATAGGAAATGTGGGTTTGAATAAGCCGAATGGGATCCTGTACCGGATGAGGGTAGAAGGCGGGATCCAGCATCGCTTGGATCAAGGGGGGCAGGTGGGTATCGACCATGAAAAACGATAGAGATGGAAAAAGGGCTTGGACGGGGATCCCTATCTTCCGCCGACAGAGCAGATTGTCCTCCACCTATTCCTTAAAGGGCAAGGCGGCTTCTTGGGGGGAAAGACGGATGAGGCTGATCCCCTGCTGAATTAGCGTATCTTGAGCAGCGCTGGAAAGGGCGTAGGGCCAGACCAGATATTTGGTGTTGATGTAGTCTTGTCCGCGCTTGGCCAGGTTTACCTGTTCCGAGAGCATGCGCACGTCTGGCCCGCGGCTGATAGTGGCTTCGGCCCGGCGAATGCGCTGCATCAGTTGGCTGAACAGCTCTTGGGGCTGCTGCACAAACACCACAATGGCCAAGTCACAGGGGTTGTAATAGTTGCCGATGCCGCAGAGGAGCAGGGCTTCACTGGAGAGAACAAGGGTTTCTTGATCCCCCAGAGCCACCACCGGATACAGAAAGGTGCGCACATCTTCCAGTTGCCAGTGGTTGAAAGAACGGCTGTCCACCTCCCCCCGCACCCAAGAGGAGATGGCAGGAAAAACCGCTTCGCTCAACAGCCGATAGGCCGTTTGCGGTCGTCCCAGCCAGCAGAGGGCATTTTCGTAGAAGCTCTCGTTCTCCAGCAGGTGGGGGGTGAGAGGAGCAACCATGGGCAGATCCTCAACGGGCTTTCTCCAGCATGCCTACTCGGGGATGGTTAAGGCAATTTTGCCCAGAACGGATCCCTGCTCCAGCAACCGGTGGGCGGCAGCCGCTTCGGCCAGAGGAAAGGTGTGGCTGAGCTGGATCCGCAGTTGGCCTTGGTCGATGAGGCGGGCACATTGCCTGAGGATTTCCGCCTGATTTTGTTGGGCGTTGGTCAGGCTTTTCAGCATCGGGGTGAGCATCAGCTCAAATCCCACCCGCAAGTTGCGGTCGCGAGCCACCCGCCAGTCGATCTCTGGGGCCGGGGCCAGCAGGGTGACGATATCTCCGTACACGCGCACTGCGGGGAAGGTCTGCTCCAATAGCTTGCCGCCCAAGGTATCTAGGGCAAGATCCACCCCCTCTCCCCCTGTCCAGTCCAAAACGGCGCGCACAAAGTCTGTCTGCCGGTAGAAGATGGGCAAGCCGGCGCCTAGGGAATGGACAAACTCTGCCTTTTCCGGGGTGCTCACGGTGGTGGCCACTTTGGATCCCCGTAGACGGGCCAGTTGAATGGCCACATGGCCAACTCCACCCGCTCCCCCGTGGATGAGCACACTTTGGCCGGCCTGGAGACGCCCCCGGTCGTAAAGCGCTTCCCAGGCGGTGATCAGCACCAGCGGGGCAGCAGCAGCCTCCGCAAAGCTCAGAGTTCTGGGCTTGGGAGCCACAAAACGCTCGTCCACCACGATCAGCTCGGCGTAATTCCCCGCCTGCCTGCCCAGACCCCCGTGGCAGAAGTACACCTCGTCTCCCACTGTAAAGTGCCTAACTCCGGATCCCACGGCTTCCACAACGCCGGCACCGTCACACCCCAAAATGGCGGGCATCTCCTCTGGATAGAAGGTGCCCCGTTGCCGCAGTTTGGTGTCGATGGGGTTGACGCCGGCTGCCCTCAGACGGATGCGCAGCTCCCGCTCGCCGCG
Proteins encoded in this region:
- a CDS encoding zinc-dependent alcohol dehydrogenase family protein: MKAVVMSVPGGPEVLQLREVPEPQIRGERELRIRLRAAGVNPIDTKLRQRGTFYPEEMPAILGCDGAGVVEAVGSGVRHFTVGDEVYFCHGGLGRQAGNYAELIVVDERFVAPKPRTLSFAEAAAAPLVLITAWEALYDRGRLQAGQSVLIHGGAGGVGHVAIQLARLRGSKVATTVSTPEKAEFVHSLGAGLPIFYRQTDFVRAVLDWTGGEGVDLALDTLGGKLLEQTFPAVRVYGDIVTLLAPAPEIDWRVARDRNLRVGFELMLTPMLKSLTNAQQNQAEILRQCARLIDQGQLRIQLSHTFPLAEAAAAHRLLEQGSVLGKIALTIPE
- a CDS encoding AAA family ATPase — protein: MVDTHLPPLIQAMLDPAFYPHPVQDPIRLIQTHISYILLTGDYAYKVKKPLDFGFLNFTTLEKRRHFCQEELRMNQRGAPGLYLQVLPIVQTDGRFQFNSSGEPIEYALQMRQFPQEQLFSNLFERGELTPALMEELGRVVARFHAQTETNDYIRSFGRPERVREAFDENYAQTQRYVGGPQTAQQYRETQAYTDRFFAERQELFQQRIEQNRIRECHGDLHLGNICFWEGKILLFDCIEFNEAFRFVDVMYDISYGVMDLDARHRPDLGNAYLNTYLEETGDWEGLKILPIYLNRQAYVRAKVTSFLLEDPTAAEEAKATAFSTAARYYRLAWEYTLPKRGQLFLMSGLSGSGKSTVARHLARQRGAIHIRSDAVRKHLAGIPLRQRGGPEVYTPEMTDKTYRRLVQLGVELAQEGYTVILDAKFDRQALRGMAIDQAQRQGIPLRILHCYAPEPVLRERLQRRSPAPQPLLAPAGCIDGDQQHSADIADATAEMLSQQQAHWQDFSDSERPFLKVLDTSQDWPSQLQQV